The Myxococcaceae bacterium genome includes a region encoding these proteins:
- the recR gene encoding recombination protein RecR, which yields MKPNPIQHAIDQFSRLPGVGERTALRLVLHLVSNDREALLGLGQALDALSTQVRECSTCHMVTTECNQCSVCSSTSRDKKVLCVVSRVQDLMALERTAEYRGLYHVLHGVLAPMEGIGPSKLRIQSLLNRLLKEEVEEVILATPATVEGEATALFLFQELSERSFNVTRIATGVPVGGELQFADRMSLSRALALRRHF from the coding sequence ATGAAACCAAACCCGATTCAGCATGCGATCGACCAATTCTCGCGTTTGCCAGGAGTCGGTGAGCGCACGGCTTTGCGTTTGGTTTTACATCTCGTCTCAAACGATCGAGAAGCTTTGCTTGGACTTGGCCAAGCGTTAGATGCTTTGTCAACCCAGGTGCGTGAATGTTCGACCTGCCACATGGTGACGACCGAGTGCAATCAATGCTCTGTTTGCAGCTCAACGAGTCGGGATAAAAAAGTCCTCTGCGTCGTGTCTAGAGTTCAAGACTTAATGGCGTTGGAAAGAACCGCTGAGTACCGAGGTCTTTATCACGTGCTTCATGGGGTATTGGCTCCGATGGAGGGAATCGGGCCAAGTAAATTGCGAATCCAAAGTCTATTGAATCGTCTCCTAAAAGAAGAGGTGGAAGAAGTTATCTTGGCGACCCCGGCAACGGTGGAAGGTGAAGCCACGGCCTTGTTTTTATTTCAAGAGCTTTCGGAGCGCTCTTTCAATGTAACCCGAATTGCCACAGGAGTACCTGTCGGAGGAGAGTTGCAATTTGCGGATCGCATGAGTTTAAGTAGAGCCTTGGCTCTTCGAAGACACTTTTAA
- the truB gene encoding tRNA pseudouridine(55) synthase TruB, with protein MINKTPEGILLVDKPKGITSFDLVAQVRRTHGIRAVGHTGTLDPFATGLMVVLLGRYTRFSHYITSEDKVYEAEVLLGQGTDTDDCDGQVVSEAWVHSLETEEIEAALQQFMGKQLQVPPIYSAISIGGERAYKKARRGEQLELPAREIEIFELKLLKRVDHHRFCFRAHVSKGTYIRALARDLGRTLGFPAHLTELRRTRVGHYDIKDCSPELREGPAALLNLPKIAIDESIALAIRKGQKPSFPLDTELDFRLALAHYKDEIIGIVRVEQGCLIPVRGF; from the coding sequence TTGATAAATAAAACCCCTGAAGGCATTCTCCTCGTTGACAAACCCAAAGGCATCACGTCTTTTGATCTGGTGGCTCAAGTTCGTCGAACCCATGGGATACGAGCGGTTGGGCATACGGGAACGCTGGATCCCTTTGCCACAGGTCTCATGGTTGTTCTGCTCGGACGCTATACGCGCTTTAGCCATTACATTACTTCGGAAGATAAGGTCTATGAGGCAGAAGTTTTACTGGGTCAAGGAACCGATACCGACGATTGCGATGGCCAAGTCGTTTCTGAAGCCTGGGTTCACTCCCTAGAGACGGAAGAAATTGAAGCCGCGTTGCAGCAATTTATGGGAAAGCAACTTCAGGTTCCACCCATTTATTCGGCCATATCCATCGGTGGGGAGCGAGCCTATAAAAAAGCTCGAAGAGGTGAGCAACTCGAACTCCCTGCCAGAGAAATTGAAATATTCGAACTTAAGCTTCTGAAGCGAGTCGATCATCATCGCTTTTGCTTTCGGGCTCATGTCTCCAAAGGAACTTATATCCGAGCACTCGCCCGAGATCTGGGGCGAACACTTGGCTTTCCGGCTCATCTTACCGAGCTTCGCAGAACTCGAGTCGGGCATTACGATATCAAAGACTGCTCGCCAGAACTCCGAGAAGGCCCAGCGGCTCTCCTGAACCTTCCGAAAATCGCTATTGATGAATCAATCGCTTTGGCGATCAGAAAGGGACAAAAACCTTCTTTTCCCCTAGACACAGAACTGGATTTCAGGCTTGCTTTGGCACATTATAAAGATGAGATCATCGGAATCGTCCGAGTCGAGCAGGGCTGCTTAATCCCAGTTCGAGGGTTCTAG